A region of Paenibacillus sp. JNUCC-31 DNA encodes the following proteins:
- a CDS encoding M42 family metallopeptidase, which produces MNQKTMEMFRTLTEFPSVSGFERELRGWMKEQMSPYTDEFVQDRLGSLFGVLRGEKSGPKVMVAGHFDEVGFMTTGITETGMIRFRPLGGWWSQAVLSQRLQIITPDRRITGVVGSTPTHLLDDSQRNKPVDLSHMYLDIGADNRAEAESWGIHPGMQIVPICEFTPMANPKKIMAKAWDNRYGVGLALELVEALHKETLPNTLYCGATVQEELGLRGARTAANLIEPDIFFALDCSAANDMTGDKQSFGHIGQGALLRIFDPGMFTHRGIVEYVQDTASSNQIKMQYFISPGGTDAGAVHMSGIGVPSTVIGICARYIHTSSSIIHTDDYDAAKELLVKLVKGLDQTTLNTIIENA; this is translated from the coding sequence ATGAATCAAAAAACGATGGAAATGTTTCGCACGTTAACGGAATTCCCTTCCGTTTCCGGGTTTGAACGCGAGCTTCGCGGATGGATGAAGGAGCAAATGTCTCCTTATACGGATGAATTTGTCCAAGATCGCTTGGGCAGCCTTTTTGGAGTACTCCGGGGCGAGAAGTCCGGTCCCAAAGTTATGGTTGCGGGTCACTTCGATGAAGTTGGCTTCATGACTACAGGCATTACGGAAACAGGCATGATCAGATTCCGTCCACTCGGTGGATGGTGGAGTCAGGCTGTACTGTCCCAGCGTCTTCAGATCATCACTCCGGATCGCCGGATTACAGGGGTTGTCGGTTCAACACCTACACACTTGCTGGATGATTCCCAACGCAATAAACCGGTTGATCTTAGCCATATGTACTTGGATATTGGTGCGGATAACCGTGCAGAAGCAGAGTCTTGGGGCATTCACCCCGGTATGCAGATCGTACCGATCTGTGAATTCACACCGATGGCCAATCCGAAGAAAATTATGGCGAAGGCCTGGGATAACCGTTACGGGGTAGGACTTGCACTTGAGTTAGTTGAAGCACTACACAAGGAAACATTGCCAAATACGCTCTACTGCGGTGCAACGGTCCAAGAGGAATTGGGACTCCGCGGTGCACGCACTGCTGCCAACCTGATTGAACCAGATATCTTCTTTGCACTGGATTGCAGTGCGGCAAATGATATGACAGGAGATAAGCAGTCTTTTGGGCATATCGGGCAGGGCGCTTTGCTGCGAATCTTCGACCCGGGCATGTTCACCCACCGCGGCATCGTGGAATATGTTCAAGATACCGCTTCTTCCAATCAGATCAAAATGCAATATTTCATCTCTCCCGGTGGTACGGATGCCGGAGCGGTTCATATGAGTGGTATTGGTGTACCTTCAACGGTAATTGGGATCTGTGCCCGTTACATTCATACCTCTTCTTCCATCATTCACACGGATGACTATGATGCAGCCAAAGAGCTGCTCGTGAAACTGGTGAAGGGTCTGGATCAGACCACACTAAATACGATTATTGAAAATGCGTAA